The Fusarium oxysporum f. sp. lycopersici 4287 chromosome 1, whole genome shotgun sequence DNA segment CGAAGGAATACCTGCTTGACAAGGCATCCAACCAGATCGTACCTTCTGGCACCACGGACCAGCACCATACCATCTTCTCGAGGTCGCTGCTGGTGATGTCCAGGTCAGGGTTCAAATCCACGACACTCCACGACACATTTGTGAATATGGCGTGGATATGGATGCTGACTAATAATTTCGATGTGGAATGGGTGGAAATGGATCCATTATGGAAATGGATCCATATTGTGGAATTCGTGGAATGGAAACCTACTTCGTCCAACAATGGTAATTAATGGGTCCCGCCCGCCCTCGGTGACGTCAATGTTTTTGTCATTGGTCCATTAAAATCCGCCGTTGCTTGACGCAAAGGCAACACACCCACCGACGTTCCTGTTTCTTGTTATGCTGGATATTCGTAGCCGAACCGATATACCTATAGACGCGCCTTGCCGTCTCTCTCCGTCAAGATCCAGCTTTTGTAGAGCTGAAAGAGCCGTTGATTGTCCTCTTCTGTTCGTTCTGGAACGGATGTGGTTGACTTGGTAGGATGGGGAGTGGCCATTTCGATTTGGGGTAGTAACGCGAGTAACAGTGAAGCCCCCAGAATGGACTCATTGTGTACGGAGGAAAATGGGGTGGCAAATCgatgttgtgttgttgtgGGTGATAGAAAGTACTTAGGATATGCGGGATTTCACAAGGAAATCAAGGTATTTTCGAACCCCACCTAAAATATTCCACGATTTCCACATGTGGAACATGTGGAAGGGGCTTCGTGGCGTGGATATGGAAATGCTGAAGCCCACGTGGAATGGAATGGAATGGATATGGATCCACATTATGGATCCATATGTGGATTTCGTGGTATGGATTTGAACCCTGGTCCAGGTCCCTGCGGCGCGACATGTACAATCTGAACCATCCCGGCATCTCTATCGATGATGTCCGCCAGCCTGATCCCAACCCGTTGGCCTCGGCGCGATACTCGTGCTTCTACTGGGTTGACCACCTAAGCGCTGCCGTctgttgtttatattgcgcagtagtgctgggtgaaaatatattttatgaAAACTTGGTTGCTTCTTATTGAGCTGAGAGTTATTctcgggtttatatctctagataATTGtatctaggactttaaactttaaatctaggactttcagactaacagtctgaatcctgaagggaagggggattcccggattttccaacaatAACACGCCAAAGACCAGCTGCCATATCAGAGATCTAGGGAAGAATAAGACCCCATCGACAAGAAGGCGCTATTCAGTGATATCCAAAGGgtttgaagctcaagagtcaaagatTGCCTCCTTAAGCACAAGGGTAGCTAGTttagaggaggaagtcggGCGGCTAAGTAGAGgtaagaagagaaaggcgatACCGAATCCCAATAGGAGATTCATGACACTAGCTGAAGCTCTAGTGGCTGATAACAATATTTATGAGCCTAACCAAGCAACTGCAGAGAcagaggctgctgaagatgtAATCGAGGTGGGAGGagtggaagaggatgagagcACAAATTCGGAGGCAGAAGAATTACCTGTCGCACGAACCCGCGCAGGCCGCGCAGTCAAGAGATCGAGAGGATATTGGATGGCATGTAATTCTGAACCGAGGAGCAGCAATTAATTTGTTTTTTATATTTCTGGTGACTCTCTGTAAAGTGGCTGAAAAATAGCAATTTGTATGGGGaaactttttttttgctCATCAGTAGAAGGGTCTTATCGGTAAAggggtactgcatggtagTATACTGTTCTGATATTCATCTCAGAGTTGACTCATTAAATACAGGCCACTGCCAGATCGTTCAAATAATCTATCCACCAGATCCCTATACATATGCAGCAACGCCCAGACTAAATGCTATGCTGAAAACCAAAATCTTTCTCAAACCGAATTGGTACCCGACTCCGTCATTCGATTCTGCCGGGTTTATATCCGGGAGGGAAGCAGTTGGTGTTCCGTAAAAGGTCAATGTTTCGGGCTCATGATATCCGGTCTTGCGAGGCATGTCGAACGTGAGTGTCGAGGATGAAGCCGTCTTTGACTCCGGCTCAGGCACCTCGATAGTCTTGTTCCGCTCCATTTGCTCAGAGATAACGCTTGACGGAATTGGGGCAATAGTGAAGCCCTCGTTGCTGCATATTTCGGTAAAGTTCTGGGAATCGGCCACTACCTCCGTGAGGCCCAAGGCATACATGCAATAGCGACACCTAGAGGAAGGAATGTGAGCAGTTCTCCTTGGATCGGCAACAGCAACTTACGCTCTGCTCGTCGGAACCCATCCGGATGTGCAAATGCATTGGTAGTAATCAGCGCCGTTCTCGTCGTCACAGTCGCGATCTATGTCGTTGAATGCACCGCAAATAGAGTCTTTCCCAGAGCAGTACTCGTAGGGAGTCAGGCTCGAGGTTGTGGATGCCCGGGCGTACAAAGCCAGCGCTGCGCTCATATTTGGATGCTTTTTTGCCCAGATGTTCTCATCGAAGTGAAGAGAAGACTTTGATCTCTCACGGCTTCACAAGGCTCCCACAATACCTCATTAAAGTAGCATCATGCGGACGCAGAGCCTCGGGGTCTTGCCCGTTTTAGAAGCCCTTGTTCCGCTTCTACCCTAGGCCCGGGCAATAATTGCGGCGTCTGACGTTGTTTTGACGACTTTCCGCCTTTGTCTGCCTGACCTACAGAGTTATTACGGTAATAGGAAGGTCTGCCGACACTAACACATCGAGCTAGCAGTAAGCTTAACAATCCAAGTGGGGCCACAGACCTTGGCAGCGATGATCAGGAACCACTGCTATTTGTCTCTGGTAGGCCGAGGCAGAGACAGAAAAGCTGGTGAATTCCTCTTAGTCGATTTCATCGGTTCTCAACAATCATCTTTCAGGATGGTAGACCTCACAATTGGGCAAGTTGCGGCCATTATTGCTTTCTGCATCGTCATTGGTAAGTAATCCTCCGGCTTATTCTCATGGAACTGGACTAAAGAGGCTTCTATCTAGCTCGCGCTTGGTGTCCGACAATTGGAACCTTTATTCTTGCCGGACAGCTTCGCGATCGCGAAACGGCAGCTACATGGTAAATTATGAACAGGCTTTCTCGCTCCTTGGTATCTCGTGCTGACGTTGTCTCAACCAAGGACCGTTGCAGCAAAACATCTTCAAAGCTCTTACTGGCCACTTGTGCTTCGGTCTGATGCAATCAGAGACCACGGAGTTCGCAAGCCCGTCGTATTAATCTCGCTACTACTTCCACTTCTCAGCTTCCTGATTGCCATAGTCGGAGTAGTACACAACTGGTCGGTCTCTATGAGTCCAACGAATTCAGGTCCAAAGCTGNNNNNNNNNNNNNNNNNNNNNNNNNNNNNNNNNNNNNNNNNNNNNNNNNNNNNNNNNNNNNNNNNNNNNNNNNNNNNNNNNNNNNNNNNNNNNNNNNNNNNNNNNNNNNNNNNNNNNNNNNNNNNNNNNNNNNNNNNNNNNNNNNNNNNNNNNNNNNNNNNNNNNNNNNNNNNNNNNNNNNNNNNNNNNNNNNNNNNNNNNNNNNNNNNNNNNNNNNNNNNNNNNNNNNNNNNNNNNNNNNNNNNNNNNNNNNNNNNNNNNNNNNNNNNNNNNNNNNNNNNNNNNNNNNNNNNNNNNNNNNNNNNNAAGCAATTGTAGCTTGCTCGGACCCATAGATCCAGCCGTACCTGATATCCTGCGCGAGATCTACACCAGCGGCACTCGGTACGAGAGAACCACGATCTCCAACTACTTCGACATCGAGTGGCGTCAGACAACAACGCAGTACGACCGCCAGCTGAACAACGGTACGCCAGTCGCTTTCCGGAATTTACCGGCGTCTTGAGACCATTTCGCTTCTGGATGGTGCGCGCGCCGTTGAAGGGTTAGTTGTTGATGCAAGGGAGGGCAGAATTGGCTTCCGGAATCACACTATTCCATCTGGCTACCCTCTCGGGGTTACGTGGACAGAAGATCTCTTATTCTGGGAACCCGACGTCGAGTGTGTCGACACAAACACGACATTTGACTTTGAGATAACAACGGGCTCTCAAACAGATGCTGGTGTCTCGGTTTCTAAGCTTCGCCTTACCGACAGGGGCGGCTTTGTCAATATCAATACGACTGCTCCGTTGGATGATCAGCGCAACGGGGTCAACCAGCCCGACCTGAACACGAGAGCGTACCAGGCTGCGTGGGCTACTAATGCTTTCTCCATGATGTTCATGAACATCTCAAATGCCGGAGATCAAGACAAGAATGTTGAGCCTTTCGAATACATCAAATCGAAAATTGGAAAAGAATTCAAGATGCTGACGCTGGATAATGACGCCACGTATCTAACACTTGGTCTCACGAACGACTTTGGCGGCCATCTTGCAACGAGTGCAACCAGCAACGCCGATGATCTATACGGAAATCCATGGAATATTACTAAAGACCACTTTACTGGAATTAGCAAGAATTATGTATCCGCTTAGTAGGCATCGCTAACAACTTTTAGGAGATCTATGCCAGGGAACTCAACCTGATGCGTCGGCCAAACTGAACCACACCTTCGTCATATGTAATCTCATCAGAGGCACCCCGCAAAGAGTTGATGGTGGTCCGGAGAACGTTTTTGACGACAAAAGTAAATGGTCGTCTTCGTTGTATGCCTGTGCTTCAGCTGTGAAGGCCACCGTCAAAAGCGTCACGTTCTTCTACAACGGCACAGACGCGAGGTCTGAAAACCTTGTGGTCAAGGAGATCAAAGAAAAAGAGTACGCTTCGGAGGACGACATGCCATTATGGGGCGTCGAGGATTCTCCGCTTGAACTCGAAGTGTTCCAACCCATTTGGGGCATCGTTGATCCTGCATACGACAAATTCCAAAACATCTCAACAGTCCGTGCCAAATCGCTTTATCTTCTCGGATCAGGCTCTTTAAGCCAAGTACGATGGGAGCTTGACCCCGGATTTGTGCATAGAAATCTGCCGGCTTCGATTGCCCCCATCGGTGCGTTTGTAACCATCTTCTCTTCGGTAGCCAATAGCCTGTCTCCCAACGACGTTGTTGGCAAGACAAGTATGAGTCTGTGGCTGAAGTGGCGGGATTTGTCGAGGTCTGCAGACTCCGCCTCGACTATTCTAAAACTGCTCTGGACTGACTTTGTCGCGTCGGCCGTGGTTGGAACAAAAGGCGTGCTGGGGGCAAGGAATGCACAGCCGGAACACGCAGCGGACGTGTCTGTCGTTCCACTAGTGCACAAAATCCGGTACCGATGGCGATATGGCATACCCGCATTCCTACTCCTCGCGTGTATGTCACTCATCGCAGTTGTGGCGGCTTTGTCGCTCTTGACTGGACGGCCAAACATTGAGAAGATGCGTTACCGGGTGAATCAGACGTCGCTTGGTCGTGTACTAACGACCCTATTTGAGCCGCAGTCAAGCAATTTTGCGATGTCTACTGCGGATTGGAGCAAGAACAAAGCCGAAAAGCATGTGGACTTGGGCAAAAACAGACCGATGGCCGGTCTGGAACCACAGCCGCAAATCATAGCAGAGGACCCCTCCCCAGAGAAAACTAAAGCTTCAGAGATATATAAGGGGTAGAAAGGTAATATATGATTAGAcctactgtaccaattaccacTGGTAATGGCACCCAATAAAATTATGCTCCAAAAGTCTGTAAACGCTGCCCCGCCAACGTGTAATCCACCATGATGAATGTGAACTGGTCCAATTTCTTTAAACATCCACAACTTCGACAAAACATGTCGCAAAAGAACGGGATTTTGTCTATTATGTGCGCTGGGCGCAAAAGAAATCATGAGTTTAGTGAGGTTGCTAGAGCTCTTATCGTTCAAGCTGTGGAGAGCGGAAGGTCATACCGGGATGTCGCCGAGGAGGCCGGATGTTCACCTGCCGCAATCTTCAAGATCTTTCAACGTTGGAAAACTCACCAAACCTTGGACAAAAAGTGTCGTTCTGGGCGTCCTAGAAAACTCACGGTTCAGCAGATTCGGTACGTATTAATTTCACTTAAACGCGACCGTAGGGTTACATACGAATCGCTTGTCAATTATCTAGGTGGCGAAATCTCACGGACAACAATACGCCGAGTAATCAGGTACGATTACGGTCGCAAATGGAGGGCTATGCAGAGAATTCCACTATCTAGAGAAACCGCTCGTCAGCGGTTTCTATGGTGTCAAGCTTGGAAGGAATATATTGAAGAATTGCTGGAGGTATGTCGTTTTAAAGTTTGCGGATATACGCCGCTCGGGAATCTTTCACTCAACTTACGGCGCCTTCAGACCATTTTCAGCGACGAATCGTCAGTTCAATCGCAACCTAATTATAAACGAGGTTGGGTATTCCGCAAGCCTCATGAGAAGTTTATGAAGGAATTAGTTAATGTGACAGTTCATGGAAAGTCGCGATTATCTATCATGGTTTGGGGAGCAATCTGGAGAGGCGGCAAGTCTGATATCATCGTCATGATCCGCGATCAGACTGcacgaagaagaggatataCTTCTTTAAGTTATCAACAGGCTTTGGAGGAAGGTTTACTTCCTATTTGGACTGGTTTTCGCCATTTCCAACAAGATAATGCTCGTATACACACGTCAGAGTCTACGACGAACTGGCTGTTGGAACACAGCATATCCTGGATTGACTGGCCTGCTCATAGTCCTAATTTAAACCCAATTGAGCATATTTGGAAGCAATTAAAGCTGAATATTAAAAAGATGTTCCCTCAATTAGATCTTTTGAAAAACAACGAGTCTGATCGAGCAAAGTTGATAAAATGTATCAAGTTGGCGTGGGCGGCAATTACACCAGAGCAGATTAACCGTCTGATTGGCTCACTCCCCCGCCGACTTGACGCCTGCATTCGCGCAAGGGGATGGTATACAAAatattaaatagaaaaatCAGGGCTTGAAAATGATAGAACTTTTATTATTGTTGGATTgtatttaaattaaatatgTATAAGTGAGGTTATCACGGTTGAACAGATTGAGTTACTACAGGGTGGGGTGTTTACAGACTTTTGGAGCATAATTTTTACCATTTTTTCTGGCCCGTGCACCATTCTTTTCATCTCGGCGGTCAATAGGCGGACGGGTACCCGTCCTTCTAAAATGGGACGGGTCCCGTCCCAATTACCATATCTGGTATAGCTCACTCCGCTATCGGTCTCCCTCTCGCGCCATCTCAAATGTCGCGTTCTACTGCACTCGCTGCTAATCGTGTCGAGATTACGGGCTAACGGCGACTGCTTCGCTATGAACGTTAACCAATCTCAAAGTCCGACACCGTTTCCTGGTGACTGTCTCCCTCCTGAAGGCGAGTATGAGTCACGGGAGGCGCTATTCGAGGCAATCAACGCCTGGGCAGCGACCAGGGGCTATGCGTTCATAACTGGAAGGTCAACTAAGGAGAAAACTGGCAGGAGGACGATCACGTACATGTGTGATCGTCGCCGTAACCATCCAACCGTTTCCAGAGAACGCCAACGTAAGATGACAACTCGAACAACAGGCTGCGAGTTCTCTGTACTGGCGAAGGAAAATAATGATAGAAGTACCTGGACTCTGCGGCACCGTTCTGACAGCCGATTCTCACTACATAACCATGAACCTAGCCAAGACACCACCGCCCACCCAGTACTTCGAACACTGTCTAAGGAGCACCTGTCTCAACTGACTGGCCTTGCCAATGCTGGGATAGCCCCTAAAGAAATTAGAACGTACATGCGGCAGAACACCGACACGATAGCAACACAACAGGACATCTACAATCGTATTGCAGATGCTAGACGAGAAGTGTGTCAAGGACAAAGCAGCATTAACGCCCTTGCTGATCAGCTGTTTAGAGAAGGATTTTGGAGTCAATTTCAAACCGGCACCGACGGTCGAGTCAAAGCTGTTCTATTTGCGCATCCCGATTCAGTGGCATATCTACAGGCATATCCGGATGTCTTAATCTTAGACTGTATCTATAAAACCAATAAATACGGCATGCCACTTTTGGACTTGATCGGTGTCGACTCTTGTTAACGTTCGTTCTGTGTCGCGTTTGCTTTCCTAAGTGGGGAGCGTGAAGAAGACTATTTATGGGCGTTAGATCGATTCTGATCGTTGTGCGAAAACCACAGGATTAGGCATCCCTCTGTCATCTTGACTGATCGCTGCCTAGCATGTATGAATGCTGTCGATACTTGCTTCCCATCATCAAGGCCGCTGCTATGTCTCTGGCATGCTAACAAGGCAGTTCTTTGCTACTGCCAGCCTAGATTTACACGCCAGACTCAAGGGGAAAACCCGGGAATCGAGGCTTGGAATGAGTTTTACGGCCACTGGCATTCGATTATTAAGTCACCAAATGAACAAACTTTCCACAAATGTGTGTCTaagtttgagaagaaataCATCGCGGATTATATCGAAGGAGTCAAATATATCAAGACAAACTGGCTTGATCAATACAAAGAGAAGCTGGTGAAGGCGTGGGTCAATCAACATCCCCACTTTGACAACGTCGTTACTTCAAGGGTGGAAGGCATATACTGGCTGCTTAAGAGCCACCTCAAAGTATCTACATTGGACCTTTTCGAAGCTTGGCGATCGATCAAGCATGCACTACTCAATCAACTGGCGGAGTTGAAGTCGAACCAAGCCAAGCAGAAGATCAGGACACCTATCGAACTCTCCAGTATTCTCTATGGTGCAGTACGTGGTTGGGTGTCTCATGAAGCTTTGCGAAAGGTTGAGCAGCAACGAAAGCTTCTATTTCATTAAGGCTCTACTCCTTTGTCGGCCTGTACTGGTTCTTTCTCACGATCACAAGGGCTGCCCTGCGCTCACAAGCTGGAGGGTTTATTAGCTCAAGACCAGACTCTACAACTCGAAGATTTTCATCTGCATTGGCACTTGACTCGGGAAGATAATCGAAGGCCCCTCTTAGAACCCCGCCAGCGAGTCGATCCAGTGACTACGAATTCGTCTTTGCCGTTATCTAGTGTGAGAAGAGAACTTGGCGGCTTTGAAGTCATTGAGAAGGCGAGGCCGATACGAAACCCTCCTTTATGCAGCAAATGTCATATACTAGGTCACGCAAGGAACTCAAAGGAGTGCCCACTACGATACTCGGAACTAAGAGCATTGCCCGTTATATCTTCAGACCAGCCGCAGGTGTGTTCGAAAACCTTTGGGTAGATACCCTTTACGACCCCTGAGGAACCAAGGCCACCAGTGATGAGAACGCTCGGCGAAATACAGTGGCAACCAATCACAACTTTGGAAACTTTCGAATTTGAGAATGAATCAAATTGTCAAGATCTGCCATCCCAGTTGACCATCGAAACAGAGCAGGTGGACCGATACATAACGACTCCAGAACCTCGCCACCCATCACCTACGCCATCGACGTGTAGACCGCAGGTATCACCACAGTTAAATTCGAGAGATCTAGCTTCGAGCCCAACTACAAATCTGAGGCATGATGATCCACGAGCCATCCATCAGAGATACGTCAAGTCTAGAGAGGATTAGTATAAGGCTCAACCCCCAGGAGCCTGGCTAGGTAATCGCCAGTATCGAAAGACAATGGGCTTACCTTTGGGATACTCAAAAGCAAGCTACAGCTGGTGTCTTGATTATAAGCAAATGGGGAGGTGCTGCAAAACCTCGACGGGTCCGAGAGAATGGActaaagaagagatgatggcttaCTTAGACTAGGATAAATCAGAAGCTGATCGAATTGAAGCACAAGTAGCTAAGGAGACCGAGAACGGACGACTGTTTACAAGCAGAAGAGGTACGGGCGAGCTGTGGAAGATAGCTCAGCGGGATATCGATGAACAAGAAGCCTTGTATGCTGCCACGGAACAGGAGGAGAGTTGTATTGTAGTTCAGTCCTAACTTTAGTAGAGTTTATAATGAGCGTATAGCTCGGATAAATCAAGACTATACAAGTTAAAGTCAGCGATTTGCTTTGAGTAAAGATTAGCGGTTGATGGACTTCAAGTAAAACCACTCGAAATAGTTCCAATCCGATAGCGGAGTGAGCTATATCAGATATGGTAACTCGGACGAGACCCGTCCAGTTTTAGAAGAACAGGTACCCATCCGCCTATTAGCCGCCCAGGAGCAGGAGATGGAAAACAAGAGGTGCACGGGCCACTAAAACTGGTATTGGATGTCAATACCAgtggtaattggtacagtagggGGTCTGCGAGTCAATAGCGCGAGTCCAAATGCGTACTCTGGGCTTCTTACATTGTCAACACTCTGTCTTGTAGCTTTATTTTGCGATTTATATCTAATTTtcttgacgaagatgacaACAACATAGACGTTCCGAATTTTCATTCATCCCTTAATATTACTTCATTCGTTGAAGCAAGACTCTGCCCCCATTGACCTTTTCTCTATCCGTAAAAGTCAGTTCCAGTCCCGAGGGCTTGCCATCCGCACCAATTCTGAATTCCGCCACCAAAAATACTTCGGGTAGTCCATCTCCTTCTAGAATCGTTATAAATGCAACCCAGAAGTCACCAGATACGTGATGCAGCGTCACACGTGTCTTCCAAAGCAAGTCTTTCCGATGGGCAACTAAAACTACCCCCATCGGAGTCCCTTTGCTTACGACTTCGACAAACTCCCAGGTTCCATAGCCTAGAGCTTGGTATTTTCCGGAAAACTCTGATACATCCAGCGAGGGAGGTTGATTTCCACTAGGACGGTTTGGGAAGAGAATTTCCGTGGCGTTTCTGACATCCCTCTTCTGTTTGCGCTGCGCATTCCGCAAACTACCCCTTTTCGTCAGTCTGCGTCTTACTAAAAGATCTCGAATCAAGATGAGACTTACTCTTCTGCAACATCATGACGTTTCTCCTCTGGTGTTCCGAGTTTGTCATAGATAACCCGTCTCATAATAATTTCTGTAGCTGGGCTAGGACAATTGGCGAGGATCACGACCCCGTAATCTAAGTCAGGAAGCCAATAGACTAGAGCAACATGTGAGTTAGTCGATCCAGAATGCCAGTAAATAACATTGCCTTGAATCGATGTACGCCACCAGGCCAGTCCATAGAGGGAAACGTCCAGTCCGTTCGCAGGGTCTGGGTTATGGATAAACCGTGGCCTCCGGATGTCTTGGTGAACTTGTTCTGACAATGGCGATGCCTTTCGCAGGAGACATTTAATCCATTTAGTATAGTCAACGACGTTGGAGATAATTGCGCCCGCACCGCTAACGATCTCTGTGGGTAAGAAAGGGACTGCTTCGTGGCGCTTATTATGCTCGTCCCAGTAATAGCCCCTGGATAGGTGCTCTGGAGCATCTTTGGCCTGCTGCAAATCCAAGAAAGTCGAGTTCATTCCGAGAGGCTCCCAAATAAGTTCCTTGAACACATCTCTCAGCCTTTTACCAGTAACCTTCTCAATGACATAGGAGAGTACGGCGTACCCTTcgttgttgtaatcaaaCTCGGTACGAGGCTCTGCCCTGAGAGGGAAGTGTCGGATGTTTCGGACAATATCTTTGACTGTCCATGGTCTCCCATTTTCTTCAAGTCTGATACTGAGGTCGTTGTTGCTTAAACCACTGCAATGACTTGCGACATCTTCCAATGTAAGGTTGTTTGTCGCCCATTCATCGCTTGTGACGAAATCGTCTCGAATGATTGATATGATTGGAGTTCGCCAACCCTTGGAAAGAGCAGGATACGCTCCGCTATCAATCAAGTGGGCGAGAGCTGCGGTTGTAAATGCCTTGGTGGTGGACCCTCCGTACCAGAGAGTTTCCGGCGTCGCAGGGGTATCAGGTAGAGTCGCGTATCCAAAGCTCTATGTGATGTGAGCTTAGCTGAAGGCTCAACATCGGATGGGTAGGTTTACCTTGGTGAATGTATCGTCCCCATCGACGACCGCGATAGATAGACCAGCAAGCTTCCACTCGTCCCTAGTCTCGACAATGAAGTCTACTAGCTTTGGCTTAAAAGGGTTGCTCATCTTCGCACCACCCATACTTGGGATCAAACCCGGCGTTGCAAAGTATGCCGTGTAATTAGGCTGATTACCGGTAAGCTGTGTCCGGCTTAGCCTACGATGTAGCTGTGAAAATAGGCCCGCCATAATGATGCTGTTTATTTATCCCGTTTTGTTATTAGGCTATCGTGTGGCTCAGTCAGCAAAAGGCGGGGTAACTGCCGAATTTAAGGCTACCATGTGACCAAAGCTTTGGACACCGTGGCCTCAGGACGAAAACCCAGCCAGAGTCTGCTTCTTCGTGAACAAGAAACTAGATTACGCTAAGTGGTGCTTTAGAGAAGGAAGCAGAGACCTTTTCTCTCTTGATCTAGTATTCGGAATAGAGGAAGAGCAACAGGTTGTGAGACATGACGTTTATAATCCGACCCAAGCCGTCTTCAACGAGTATGTCAGCCGCTGGGATTCACAACACTGTAACGGTGGTTTGCGGTGGAAGATCTTCCATATACGGGCCATGACGCCTATGCGGCTTGGACCGAGAAGGTGTATAACTGGCAGAGCAAAATTGGGCTGGTAACGGACGATATGGGAATCTACGAAGGCGTCACTATCggagatggccaagattgCAGTAACATCATTAAGACGCAGTGGTTATGCAATACTGGTATCTTCCTCCACGGCGCCGCCGCGTTGTACAATCTTACAGAGAGCGACACATGGAAAAAGCGCGTAGGTGGTATGACGAGCGACGTCTGGAATAAGGTTGTCAAGAACTACATCATCAACGAGCAGTTCTGCGAGGCGCATAAGCAGTGCAACCAGGAGCAACGGAGCTTCAAAAGATACCTCGCCCACTGGATGGCCGCTACTTCTCAGGTCGCCCCGTACACCAACACGAATATCACAACACACCTCAAATCGAGCGTCCAAGCCGCTGCCAAGGTCTTTGATGGATGTCCCACGAGAGGGTAGGAAGGGTCCGCTGGCACGGCGTGCGGCTTTTCCTGGTTAGCCGATTCATTTGACTACATCGTTGATTTTGGCCTGCAGATAAACGCCGCATCTATCCTCATGTATACTCTGGTGGATAAGGCCAAGGCGCCCGTTACATCCAAGACTGGAGGAATTTTCAAGGGCAATCATGGTGGCAGGGATACCAACTCGGGCCAGGAGGACGGAAAGCTCAAATATAAGACCATCACAATAGCAGAAAAAGCGGGCGCTGGCATCTTGACACTTCTTATTGCCACGGGTTTTGTTGGAGGTACCGCTTTCTTGGTTATGGAACGGTAAGGGGGGACGGCGTTGAACAGTATTTTGGCATTTCCCAGTAATATGGGGCGTTATGGATTACTTAGAATTTGGCTATATGGGGCGTATGATAAATAGTCCAGCTGTGGCATGGATGCCTCTCAGTCATGGTAAATGGTGGTACACAGTATTTAGGAAGAGAAGACTTATGCGGTTCCTTATATCGATATGTTCTACAGAGAATAAACGTTAATAAACGAACAATTTAGTATTCTTAGTGCCATTAACTAATTATAGAAGATAACTGCTTGATTACTATTACTTGCAA contains these protein-coding regions:
- a CDS encoding hypothetical protein (At least one base has a quality score < 10) codes for the protein MVDLTIGQVAAIIAFCIVIARAWCPTIGTFILAGQLRDRETAATCLLGPIDPAVPDILREIYTSGTRYERTTISNYFDIEWRQTTTQYDRQLNNVVDAREGRIGFRNHTIPSGYPLGVTWTEDLLFWEPDVECVDTNTTFDFEITTGSQTDAGVSVSKLRLTDRGGFVNINTTAPLDDQRNGVNQPDLNTRAYQAAWATNAFSMMFMNISNAGDQDKNVEPFEYIKSKIGKEFKMLTLDNDATYLTLGLTNDFGGHLATSATSNADDLYGNPWNITKDHFTGISKNYGTQPDASAKLNHTFVICNLIRGTPQRVDGGPENVFDDKSKWSSSLYACASAVKATVKSVTFFYNGTDARSENLVVKEIKEKEYASEDDMPLWGVEDSPLELEVFQPIWGIVDPAYDKFQNISTVRAKSLYLLGSGSLSQVRWELDPGFVHRNLPASIAPIGAFVTIFSSVANSLSPNDVVGKTSMSLWLKWRDLSRSADSASTILKLLWTDFVASAVVGTKGVLGARNAQPEHAADVSVVPLVHKIRYRWRYGIPAFLLLACMSLIAVVAALSLLTGRPNIEKMRYRVNQTSLGRVLTTLFEPQSSNFAMSTADWSKNKAEKHVDLGKNRPMAGLEPQPQIIAEDPSPEKTKASEIYKG